The following proteins are encoded in a genomic region of Oncorhynchus kisutch isolate 150728-3 linkage group LG6, Okis_V2, whole genome shotgun sequence:
- the abr gene encoding active breakpoint cluster region-related protein isoform X9, with translation MTEVLVSDMNLNTVCERLEQHCCVVDQQQNNQQQLQQPQTPSSAIRRHTNTGAKLWGRVRSKLLRQKLDPQTVQSKNWHMDVIEMNGIKVEFSMKFTSRDLSLKRTPSKKQSGVFGVKISVVTKRERSKVPYIVRQCIEEVEKRGIDEVGIYRISGVATDIQALKAAFDTNSKDILVMLSDMDINAIAGTLKLYFRELPEPLLTDRLYPAFMEGIALSDPAAKENCMMHLLRSLPDPNLITFLSLLEHLKRVADNEPINKMSLHNLGTVFGPTLLRPSESEVTKGHITLATDIWSHDVMAQVQVLLYYLQHPPISFAELKRNTLYFSTDV, from the exons ATGACAGAAGTCCTGGTGTCCGACATGAACCTGAACACAGTGTGTGAGCGGCTGGAGCAGCACTGCTGTGTGGTGGACCAGCAGCAGAACAACCAGCAGCAGCTTCAGCAGCCTCAAACCCCCTCCTCAGCCATCAGGAGGCACACCAACACCGGGGCCAAGCTATGGGGTCGCGTACGCAGCAAGCTCCTCAGACAAAAG CTGGACCCACAGACGGTTCAGTCTAAGAACTGGCACATGGACGTCATAGAGATGAACGGG ATCAAAGTGGAGTTCTCCATGAAGTTTACGAGTCGGGACTTGAGTCTGAAGAGAACGCCCTCCAAAAAACAGAGTGGGGTGTTCGGGGTCAAAATCAGTGTGGTGACAAA GCGCGAGCGCTCCAAGGTGCCTTACATAGTCCGCCAGTGCATtgaagaggtggagaagagggggATCGATGAGGTGGGAATCTACAGGATCTCCGGGGTGGCCACTGACATCCAGGCCCTCAAAGCAGCATTCGACACCA ATAGCAAAGACATCCTGGTGATGTTGAGTGACATGGACATCAATGCCATCGCGGGAACGCTGAAGCTGTACTTCCGTGAGCTGCCAGAGCCCCTGCTCACTGACCGCCTGTACCCAGCCTTCATGGAGGGCATAG CTCTGTCCGACCCTGCAGCCAAGGAGAACTGCATGATGCATCTGCTGCGATCACTGCCTGACCCTAACCTCATCACCTTCCTCAGCCTGCTGGAGCATCTCAAGAG AGTTGCTGACAATGAGCCCATCAACAAGATGTCCCTCCACAACTTGGGCACAGTGTTTGGCCCCACCCTGCTCAGGCCCTCTGAGTCCGAGGTCACCAAGGGACACATCACCCTGGCCACTGACATCTGGTCACATGACGTCATGGCACAG GTCCAAGTGTTGCTGTACTACCTGCAGCATCCTCCCATCTCCTTCGCTGAGCTGAAGCGGAACACACTCTACTTTTCCACTGACGTTTAA
- the LOC109892747 gene encoding mitochondrial import inner membrane translocase subunit Tim22-like codes for MAATVGSGNASVSDTQASTSADRSYEGSTFQYSMVLEHLIGEKRPIKDLNPTVMGGLPNPMKTDDQKMIEQGMESCAFKAVLACVGGFVLGGAFGVFTAGIDTNVGFDPKDPMRTPTAREVLKDMGQRGMSYAKNFAVIGAMFSCTECIIESHRGKSDWKNAVYSGCVTGGAIGFRAGAKAGVLGCGGFAAFSAAIEYYLR; via the exons ATGGCGGCGACCGTAGGTAGTGGAAATGCCTCTGTGTCGGACACTCAAGCCTCAACCTCGGCTGATCGGAGCTATGAAGGTTCAACATTTCAGTACAGCATGGTCCTGGAGCACCTCATCGGGGAGAAGAGGCCAATTAAGGATCTGAATCCGACCGTTATGGGGGGACTTCCCAATCCCATGAAAACCGACGACCAGAAGATGATCGAACAGGGAATGGAGAGCTGTGCTTTCAAGGCGGTGTTGGCCTGTGTTGGAG GGTTTGTTCTTGGGGGAGCGTTTGGTGTGTTCACGGCTGGTATAGACACCAACGTGGGATTTGACCCCAAAGACCCCATGAGAACACCCACGGCCAGAGAGGTTCTCAAAGACATGGGCCAGAGGGGAATGTCCTACGCCAAAAACTTTGCTGTCATTGGGGCAATGTTCTCCTGCACAGAGTGTATCATTGAATCG CACAGGGGGAAGTCAGACTGGAAGAACGCTGTCTACAGTGGTTGTGTTACTGGGGGAGCAATAGGATTTCGAG CTGGGGCGAAGGCTGGCGTGCTGGGATGTGGAGGTTTCGCTGCCTTCTCTGCTGCCATTGAGTACTATCTTCGGTGA